A window from Telopea speciosissima isolate NSW1024214 ecotype Mountain lineage chromosome 8, Tspe_v1, whole genome shotgun sequence encodes these proteins:
- the LOC122670937 gene encoding lysine histidine transporter 1-like: protein MVGAGVLSLPYAMAELGWGPGVVILILSWVITLYTLWQMVEMHEMVPGKRFDRYHELGQHAFGEKLGLWIVVPQQLIVEVGLGIVYMVTGGKSLKKFHDTVSPNAPNIRLTYFIMIFGSCHFILSFLPNLNSISGVSLAAAVMSLSYSTIAWTASVHKGVQNDVSYAYIASTSTGKVFGFFSALGDVAFAYAGHNVVLEIQATIPSTPEKPSKKPMWRGVIVAYIVVAICYFPVALVGYYVFGNSVKDNILISLDKPRWLIAMANMFVVIHVIGSYQIYAMPVFDMMETVLVKKLHFTPCFRLRFFSRTTYVAFTMFAAMSFPFFGGLLGFFGGFAFAPTTYFLPCVMWLAIYKPRKFSLSWFANWICIILGIMLMVVAPIGALRQIILDAKTYQFYS, encoded by the exons ATGGTTGGTGCTGGTGTTCTCAGCCTTCCCTATGCCATGGCCGAGCTTGGATG GGGTCCTGGTGTGGTTATTCTTATTTTATCCTGGGTGATCACTCTGTACACTCTATGGCAAATGGTTGAGATGCATGAAATGGTCCCGGGGAAGCGATTCGACAGGTACCATGAGTTGGGTCAGCATGCTTTTGGTGAAAAGCTTGGCCTATGGATTGTTGTTCCACAGCAACTGATAGTGGAAGTTGGTCTGGGCATAGTATATATGGTCACAGGAGGGAAATCACTGAAGAAGTTCCATGACACTGTGAGCCCCAACGCCCCAAACATCAGGCTCACCTACTTTATCATGATCTTTGGCTCTTGTCActttattctctctttccttcccaACTTGAACTCCATCTCCGGTGTCTCCTTGGCTGCAGCTGTCATGTCCTTGAG TTATTCCACCATTGCTTGGACAGCTTCAGTTCACAAGGGGGTTCAAAACGATGTGAGCTATGCCTACATAGCCTCAACCTCAACAGGGAAAGTCTTTGGCTTCTTTAGTGCCCTTGGTGATGTAGCTTTTGCCTATGCTGGGCACAATGTGGTCTTAGAGATCCAGGCAACAATTCCCTCTACACCTGAAAAGCCTTCAAAGAAGCCTATGTGGAGGGGTGTGATCGTCGCCTATATCGTTGTTGCCATTTGTTACTTCCCTGTTGCACTTGTTGGGTACTATGTTTTTGGCAATAGTGTGAAAGACAACATTCTTATCTCACTAGATAAACCCAGGTGGTTGATTGCTATGGCTAACATGTTTGTTGTCATTCATGTTATTGGGAGTTATCAG ATTTATGCAATGCCAGTGTTTGACATGATGGAAACTGTGTTGGTGAAGAAGTTGCATTTCACTCCTTGCTTTAGACTTCGCTTCTTTTCAAGGACAACATATGTTG CATTTACTATGTTCGCTGCTATGTCCTTCCCATTCTTTGGTGGGCTTCTTGGGTTCTTTGGAGGCTTTGCTTTTGCACCTACAACTTACTTT CTCCCTTGCGTCATGTGGCTTGCAATCTACAAGCCAAGAAAATTCAGCTTATCTTGGTTCGCAAATTGG ATCTGCATCATACTGGGAATTATGTTGATGGTTGTAGCACCCATTGGTGCACTTAGGCAGATTATCCTTGATGCCAAGACCTACCAGTTCTACTCATAG
- the LOC122670892 gene encoding DNA polymerase alpha subunit B isoform X1: MEEEIKAEFERSGFSLDDEEEVLKKCLTFCINFKLKPSDLVSSWEVYYLNRQLSVTSVQNAHMDGFLLHLQNEQKDVVIKEDPQLHIYSSNDVDMILNDEPEDTKEGILGTPVDRSEIIHSDLSNFTPGINGKSTSGKQLKLASNHITPFGQRKTKFVVQLSFNNPPGIENGIKEDTFESLEDDVIRRVRPSEKCSLQIHMSQPKPGCRFMYDRIEDRFSSLEDRIIKYANALVASGLYEEPTDPTVASQNNVFSVGMICCDGEGRLNEKSILLQGSVEHSGGQHVRLDVQKLTQFSFFPGQVVRVEGHNPSGHCLVASTVVDAIPFLAPTDMGLPPTKKQALDQEFQATPSTMHGELSLVIAAGPFTTTDNLLFEPLVELLAYASRKQPQLLMLLGPFVDSEHPEIKKGTVDRSFADFFHVEILRRLQDYAEFMGSAAHVILVPSIRDANHDFVFPQPAFDIHLSDLKNQISSLSNPGLFYANEVKVGCCTVDILRQLSGEEISRNPANGSSGDRMSRLAIHLLGQRSFYPLYPPSEGVPLDLSLAPEAMQISSIPDILVLTSDLAPFVKVLSVGGRIDGDEQSKCICVNPGRLAKGIGGGTFVHLNYHGNLDSTSASIIRI, from the exons ATGGAGGAAGAGATCAAAGCAGAGTTTGAAAGGAGTGGTTTTTCTCTCGATGATGAGGAAGAAGTACTCAAGAAAT GTCTCACTTTCTGCATAAATTTCAAGCTCAAACCTTCCGATCTCGTTTCAAGCTGGGAGGTTTACTATCTCAATAG GCAACTTAGCGTAACCTCGGTGCAGAATGCTCACATGGATGGTTTCTTATTACACCTTCAAAATGAACAGAAGGACGTGGTTATTAAAGAGGATCCCCAGTTGCACATCTATTCCAGTAATGATGTCGATAT GATTCTAAatgatgaacctgaagatacAAAAGAAGGTATTCTTGGTACTCCAGTGGATAGATCTGAAATAATCCATTCAGACTTATCTAATTTTACACCTGGAATAAATGGGAAGTCCACATCTGGAAAACAATTAAAACTTGCGAGTAACCATATCACTCCTTTTGGACAAAGGAAAACCAAGTTCGTGGTACAACTTTCTTTCAATAACCCACCAGGTATAGAGAATGGCATAAAAGAGGACACTTTTGAGAGTCTTGAGGATGATGTCATCAGGAGGGTCAGACCCAGTGAGAAGTGTTCCTTGCAAATTCACATGTCACAGCCAAAACCCGGTTGCAGATTCATGTATGACAGAATTGAAGACAGG TTCAGTTCCCTTGAAGACCGCATCATAAAGTATGCAAATGCACTTGTTGCTTCTGGACTCTATGAGGAACCAACGGATCCCACAGTGGCCTCTCAG AACAATGTGTTTTCAGTTGGCATGATCTGTTGTGATGGAGAAGGTCGTCTGAATGAGAAGTCCATTCTGTTGCAAGGCAG TGTTGAGCATTCTGGTGGTCAACACGTGCGTCTTGACGTACAGAAATTGACCCAGTTTTCCTTCTTCCCAGGACAG GTGGTTCGTGTCGAGGGTCACAATCCCAGTGGACACTGTTTGGTTGCATCTACAGTAGTAGATGCTATTCCTTTCTTGGCTCCTACTGACATGGGTTTGCCTCCTACAAAGAAGCAAGCTCTTGACCAAGAATTTCAGGCAACTCCTTCCACTATGCATGGGGAGCTATCATTG GTTATTGCGGCAGGTCCCTTCACGACAACTGATAACTTGTTATTTGAGCCTTTAGTAGAACTGCTAGCTTATGCAAGCAGAAAACAGCCTCAATTGCTTATGCTG CTGGGGCCATTTGTTGATTCTGAACATCCAGAGATTAAGAAAGGAACTGTTGATAGAAGCTTTGCAGATTTTTTCCATGTGGAAATTCTTAGAAGG TTGCAAGATTATGCTGAATTTATGGGTTCTGCTGCACACGTGATTCTTGTCCCATCCATACGAGATGCAAACCATGATTTTGTTTTCCCTcag CCTGCATTTGATATCCATCTTTCTGATCTAAAAAATCAG ATAAGTAGTCTTTCAAATCCAGGCCTTTTCTATGCAAATGAG GTCAAGGTAGGTTGCTGCACGGTGGATATCCTGAGACAGCTTAGTGGGGAGGAAATCTCACGAAACCCAGCCAATGGATCATCTGGTGACCGAATGAGTCGATTAGCCATTCATTTACTTGGCCAGCGTAG CTTTTACCCCTTGTATCCACCCTCAGAAGGTGTTCCCTTGGATCTGTCACTTGCTCCAGAAGCTATGCAGATATCTTCCATTCCTGATATTCTAGTCCTGACTTCAGACCTGGCTCCATTTGTGAAG GTACTATCTGTTGGCGGGAGAATAGATGGGGACGAGCAATCAAAGTGCATATGCGTGAATCCTGGGAGGTTGGCTAAGGGTATTGGAGGAGGGACCTTTGTACATCTAAATTATCATGGGAATCTGGACAGTACAAGTGCTTCAATTATAAGGATATAA
- the LOC122670892 gene encoding DNA polymerase alpha subunit B isoform X3: MEEEIKAEFERSGFSLDDEEEVLKKCLTFCINFKLKPSDLVSSWEVYYLNRQLSVTSVQNAHMDGFLLHLQNEQKDVVIKEDPQLHIYSSNDVDMILNDEPEDTKEGILGTPVDRSEIIHSDLSNFTPGINGKSTSGKQLKLASNHITPFGQRKTKFVVQLSFNNPPGIENGIKEDTFESLEDDVIRRVRPSEKCSLQIHMSQPKPGCRFMYDRIEDRNNVFSVGMICCDGEGRLNEKSILLQGSVEHSGGQHVRLDVQKLTQFSFFPGQVVRVEGHNPSGHCLVASTVVDAIPFLAPTDMGLPPTKKQALDQEFQATPSTMHGELSLVIAAGPFTTTDNLLFEPLVELLAYASRKQPQLLMLLGPFVDSEHPEIKKGTVDRSFADFFHVEILRRLQDYAEFMGSAAHVILVPSIRDANHDFVFPQPAFDIHLSDLKNQISSLSNPGLFYANEVKVGCCTVDILRQLSGEEISRNPANGSSGDRMSRLAIHLLGQRSFYPLYPPSEGVPLDLSLAPEAMQISSIPDILVLTSDLAPFVKVLSVGGRIDGDEQSKCICVNPGRLAKGIGGGTFVHLNYHGNLDSTSASIIRI, encoded by the exons ATGGAGGAAGAGATCAAAGCAGAGTTTGAAAGGAGTGGTTTTTCTCTCGATGATGAGGAAGAAGTACTCAAGAAAT GTCTCACTTTCTGCATAAATTTCAAGCTCAAACCTTCCGATCTCGTTTCAAGCTGGGAGGTTTACTATCTCAATAG GCAACTTAGCGTAACCTCGGTGCAGAATGCTCACATGGATGGTTTCTTATTACACCTTCAAAATGAACAGAAGGACGTGGTTATTAAAGAGGATCCCCAGTTGCACATCTATTCCAGTAATGATGTCGATAT GATTCTAAatgatgaacctgaagatacAAAAGAAGGTATTCTTGGTACTCCAGTGGATAGATCTGAAATAATCCATTCAGACTTATCTAATTTTACACCTGGAATAAATGGGAAGTCCACATCTGGAAAACAATTAAAACTTGCGAGTAACCATATCACTCCTTTTGGACAAAGGAAAACCAAGTTCGTGGTACAACTTTCTTTCAATAACCCACCAGGTATAGAGAATGGCATAAAAGAGGACACTTTTGAGAGTCTTGAGGATGATGTCATCAGGAGGGTCAGACCCAGTGAGAAGTGTTCCTTGCAAATTCACATGTCACAGCCAAAACCCGGTTGCAGATTCATGTATGACAGAATTGAAGACAGG AACAATGTGTTTTCAGTTGGCATGATCTGTTGTGATGGAGAAGGTCGTCTGAATGAGAAGTCCATTCTGTTGCAAGGCAG TGTTGAGCATTCTGGTGGTCAACACGTGCGTCTTGACGTACAGAAATTGACCCAGTTTTCCTTCTTCCCAGGACAG GTGGTTCGTGTCGAGGGTCACAATCCCAGTGGACACTGTTTGGTTGCATCTACAGTAGTAGATGCTATTCCTTTCTTGGCTCCTACTGACATGGGTTTGCCTCCTACAAAGAAGCAAGCTCTTGACCAAGAATTTCAGGCAACTCCTTCCACTATGCATGGGGAGCTATCATTG GTTATTGCGGCAGGTCCCTTCACGACAACTGATAACTTGTTATTTGAGCCTTTAGTAGAACTGCTAGCTTATGCAAGCAGAAAACAGCCTCAATTGCTTATGCTG CTGGGGCCATTTGTTGATTCTGAACATCCAGAGATTAAGAAAGGAACTGTTGATAGAAGCTTTGCAGATTTTTTCCATGTGGAAATTCTTAGAAGG TTGCAAGATTATGCTGAATTTATGGGTTCTGCTGCACACGTGATTCTTGTCCCATCCATACGAGATGCAAACCATGATTTTGTTTTCCCTcag CCTGCATTTGATATCCATCTTTCTGATCTAAAAAATCAG ATAAGTAGTCTTTCAAATCCAGGCCTTTTCTATGCAAATGAG GTCAAGGTAGGTTGCTGCACGGTGGATATCCTGAGACAGCTTAGTGGGGAGGAAATCTCACGAAACCCAGCCAATGGATCATCTGGTGACCGAATGAGTCGATTAGCCATTCATTTACTTGGCCAGCGTAG CTTTTACCCCTTGTATCCACCCTCAGAAGGTGTTCCCTTGGATCTGTCACTTGCTCCAGAAGCTATGCAGATATCTTCCATTCCTGATATTCTAGTCCTGACTTCAGACCTGGCTCCATTTGTGAAG GTACTATCTGTTGGCGGGAGAATAGATGGGGACGAGCAATCAAAGTGCATATGCGTGAATCCTGGGAGGTTGGCTAAGGGTATTGGAGGAGGGACCTTTGTACATCTAAATTATCATGGGAATCTGGACAGTACAAGTGCTTCAATTATAAGGATATAA
- the LOC122670892 gene encoding DNA polymerase alpha subunit B isoform X2, with amino-acid sequence MEEEIKAEFERSGFSLDDEEEVLKKCLTFCINFKLKPSDLVSSWEVYYLNRQLSVTSVQNAHMDGFLLHLQNEQKDVVIKEDPQLHIYSSNDVDMILNDEPEDTKEGILGTPVDRSEIIHSDLSNFTPGINGKSTSGKQLKLASNHITPFGQRKTKFVVQLSFNNPPGIENGIKEDTFESLEDDVIRRVRPSEKCSLQIHMSQPKPGCRFMYDRIEDRFSSLEDRIIKYANALVASGLYEEPTDPTVASQNNVFSVGMICCDGEGRLNEKSILLQGSVEHSGGQHVRLDVQKLTQFSFFPGQVVRVEGHNPSGHCLVASTVVDAIPFLAPTDMGLPPTKKQALDQEFQATPSTMHGELSLVIAAGPFTTTDNLLFEPLVELLAYASRKQPQLLMLLGPFVDSEHPEIKKGTVDRSFADFFHVEILRRLQDYAEFMGSAAHVILVPSIRDANHDFVFPQPAFDIHLSDLKNQVKVGCCTVDILRQLSGEEISRNPANGSSGDRMSRLAIHLLGQRSFYPLYPPSEGVPLDLSLAPEAMQISSIPDILVLTSDLAPFVKVLSVGGRIDGDEQSKCICVNPGRLAKGIGGGTFVHLNYHGNLDSTSASIIRI; translated from the exons ATGGAGGAAGAGATCAAAGCAGAGTTTGAAAGGAGTGGTTTTTCTCTCGATGATGAGGAAGAAGTACTCAAGAAAT GTCTCACTTTCTGCATAAATTTCAAGCTCAAACCTTCCGATCTCGTTTCAAGCTGGGAGGTTTACTATCTCAATAG GCAACTTAGCGTAACCTCGGTGCAGAATGCTCACATGGATGGTTTCTTATTACACCTTCAAAATGAACAGAAGGACGTGGTTATTAAAGAGGATCCCCAGTTGCACATCTATTCCAGTAATGATGTCGATAT GATTCTAAatgatgaacctgaagatacAAAAGAAGGTATTCTTGGTACTCCAGTGGATAGATCTGAAATAATCCATTCAGACTTATCTAATTTTACACCTGGAATAAATGGGAAGTCCACATCTGGAAAACAATTAAAACTTGCGAGTAACCATATCACTCCTTTTGGACAAAGGAAAACCAAGTTCGTGGTACAACTTTCTTTCAATAACCCACCAGGTATAGAGAATGGCATAAAAGAGGACACTTTTGAGAGTCTTGAGGATGATGTCATCAGGAGGGTCAGACCCAGTGAGAAGTGTTCCTTGCAAATTCACATGTCACAGCCAAAACCCGGTTGCAGATTCATGTATGACAGAATTGAAGACAGG TTCAGTTCCCTTGAAGACCGCATCATAAAGTATGCAAATGCACTTGTTGCTTCTGGACTCTATGAGGAACCAACGGATCCCACAGTGGCCTCTCAG AACAATGTGTTTTCAGTTGGCATGATCTGTTGTGATGGAGAAGGTCGTCTGAATGAGAAGTCCATTCTGTTGCAAGGCAG TGTTGAGCATTCTGGTGGTCAACACGTGCGTCTTGACGTACAGAAATTGACCCAGTTTTCCTTCTTCCCAGGACAG GTGGTTCGTGTCGAGGGTCACAATCCCAGTGGACACTGTTTGGTTGCATCTACAGTAGTAGATGCTATTCCTTTCTTGGCTCCTACTGACATGGGTTTGCCTCCTACAAAGAAGCAAGCTCTTGACCAAGAATTTCAGGCAACTCCTTCCACTATGCATGGGGAGCTATCATTG GTTATTGCGGCAGGTCCCTTCACGACAACTGATAACTTGTTATTTGAGCCTTTAGTAGAACTGCTAGCTTATGCAAGCAGAAAACAGCCTCAATTGCTTATGCTG CTGGGGCCATTTGTTGATTCTGAACATCCAGAGATTAAGAAAGGAACTGTTGATAGAAGCTTTGCAGATTTTTTCCATGTGGAAATTCTTAGAAGG TTGCAAGATTATGCTGAATTTATGGGTTCTGCTGCACACGTGATTCTTGTCCCATCCATACGAGATGCAAACCATGATTTTGTTTTCCCTcag CCTGCATTTGATATCCATCTTTCTGATCTAAAAAATCAG GTCAAGGTAGGTTGCTGCACGGTGGATATCCTGAGACAGCTTAGTGGGGAGGAAATCTCACGAAACCCAGCCAATGGATCATCTGGTGACCGAATGAGTCGATTAGCCATTCATTTACTTGGCCAGCGTAG CTTTTACCCCTTGTATCCACCCTCAGAAGGTGTTCCCTTGGATCTGTCACTTGCTCCAGAAGCTATGCAGATATCTTCCATTCCTGATATTCTAGTCCTGACTTCAGACCTGGCTCCATTTGTGAAG GTACTATCTGTTGGCGGGAGAATAGATGGGGACGAGCAATCAAAGTGCATATGCGTGAATCCTGGGAGGTTGGCTAAGGGTATTGGAGGAGGGACCTTTGTACATCTAAATTATCATGGGAATCTGGACAGTACAAGTGCTTCAATTATAAGGATATAA